One window of the Lonchura striata isolate bLonStr1 chromosome 9, bLonStr1.mat, whole genome shotgun sequence genome contains the following:
- the ATPAF1 gene encoding ATP synthase mitochondrial F1 complex assembly factor 1, translating into MAGPLCQGWGLGAALRSRAALRPLGLLAPPARGVLGPAAGSGEAALEENPFYGKYRHKIQELRRSNPDVFESRMEKRSEVKKQPVGHSKQGEFIRCMEEKAERLGSKTSKGGFTKDKTLDSILNVEMVKEKTAEEITQIWNQYFSAKDTVYAVIPADKFDLMWKRAQKCPSFLYALPRKEGYEFFVGQWSGTELHFTSLINVQTQGEGAPSQLVLYHYPDLQKDKGIVLMTAEMDSKFLGVHDAQCLASQVQLFYATDRSEIYGLVETFNHRSSEFKYMSVIAELEQSGLGREPRPEQASDKS; encoded by the exons ATGGCGGGCCCGCTGTGCCAAGGCTGGGGCCTGGGGGCCGCCCTGCGGAGCCgcgccgcgctccggccgctcgGGCTGCTGGCACCGCCGGCTCGGGGCGTGCTGGGGCCGGCAGCGGGGTCGGGAGAGGCGGCGCTGGAGGAGAACCCCTTCTACGGGAAGTACCGGCACAAGATCCAGGAGCTGCGGAG GTCCAACCCAGATGTGTTTGAATCCCGTATGGAAAAAAGAAGTGAAGTGAAAAAGCAGCCCGTGGGACATTCCAAACAAGGAGAGTTTATCAGATGCATGGAGGAAAAG GCAGAACGCTTGGGCAGCAAGACATCAAAGGGAGGATTCACAAAGGATAAG ACACTTGATTCAATTCTTAATGTTGAGAtggtgaaagaaaaaacagcagagGAGATAACACAG atTTGGAATCagtatttttctgcaaaagacACAGTTTATGCTGTTATTCCT GCAGACAAGTTTGATTTGATGTGGAAGAGAGCCCAGAAGTGTCCATCG TTTCTGTATGCTTTGCCAAGAAAAGAAGGCTATGAGTTCTTTGTGGGGCAGTGGTCTGGAACAGAATTACACTTCACTTCCCTGATAAATGTTCAG ACCCAAGGTGAAGGTGCTCCAAGCCAGTTGGTCTTGTACCATTATCCTGATCTGCAGAAGGACAAAGGGATAGTACTAATGACAGCAGAAATGGACTCCAAGTTCTTG GGGGTCCACGATGCCCAGTGCTTGGCCAGCCAGGTGCAGCTGTTCTATGCCACGGATCGCTCCGAGATCTACGGATTAGTGGAGACCTTCAACCACAGATCCAGTGAATTCAAATACATGTCAGTTATAGCAGAGCTTGAGCAAAGTGGGCTTGGAAGAGAACCGAGACCTGAGCAGGCTTCTGACAAGTCATAG